One region of Seriola aureovittata isolate HTS-2021-v1 ecotype China chromosome 15, ASM2101889v1, whole genome shotgun sequence genomic DNA includes:
- the LOC130182801 gene encoding actin-binding protein WASF3-like: MLKQIYCFLLYAIFFYLTIFETFLYLLTAFFLPLLFIFALVAGKHAENVFGELFNEANTFYVRANSLQDRIDRLAVKVTQLDSSVEEVSLRDINMRKAFKSSTVQDQQALSKGSTPNSVADMYNSSDRPPPLSTLTAYRDDSTDAMKFYSDPSYFFDLWKEKMLQDTEDKRKERRRQREQKRCVESSTLQREVKKVRKARNRRQEWNMMAFDKELRPDHRHPQTLRRGASSEGSLSPDGRPDLPDYPIPPLPAHAACNYAKSHDYVPGNAHPSPPVEHEYHSIDVNYKRVTYATAESHTADRMNCSIRPPADYNSVPVPPAPGPPIPSAQTAFGFPLGALPPTLHNGVLHVGPGYPLPPVPPPGPRIMPPPPGPPPPPLPPPPAPSHLPGHSEDSRAETKPVRDARSDLLSAIRMGIQLKKVQEQQEQQNKREPVGNDVATILSRRIAVEYSDSDDDSELDGNEWSD, encoded by the exons ATGTTAAAACAGATTTATTGTTTCCTCCtctatgctatttttttttaccttacaatttttgaaacatttttatatttattaacagctttcttccttcctctccttttcatttttgctctGGTTGCAGGTAAACatgcagaaaatgtgtttggggAGCTTTTTAATGAAGCCAACACCTTTTATGTGCGTGCAAACTCTCTCCAGGACCGTATCGACCGCTTGGCCGTCAAGGTCACCCAGCTGGACTCCAGCGTGGAGGAGG TCTCTCTTCGGGACATAAACATGAGGAAGGCGTTCAAAAGCTCTACTGTCCAGGATCAGCAGGCTTTGTCCAAGGGCAGCACGCCGAATTCTGTGGCTGACATGTACAACAGCAGTGACAGGCCTCCTCCCCTCAGCACCCTCACTGCCTACAG AGACGATTCCACTGACGCGATGAAATTCTACTCAGACCCATCGTACTTTTTTGACTTGTGGAAGGAGAAAATGCTTCAGGACACGGAGGacaagaggaaagaaaggaggaggcaAAGG GAGCAGAAGCGATGTGTGGAGAGCAGCACCCTTCAGCGTGAGGTAAAGAAGGTGAGAAAGGCTCGAAACCGCAGGCAAGAGTGGAACATGATGGCATTTGATAAAGAGCTTCGTCCAGACCACCGCCATCCGCAGACTCTCAGGCGAGGGGCATCATCCGAGGGCTCCCTCTCCCCAGATGGCAG GCCTGACCTCCCAGACTACCCCATCCCTCCACTGCCTGCTCACGCTGCTTGTAACTATGCCAAGTCTCATGATTACGTCCCTGGGAACGCACACCCCTCACCACCTGTGGAGCATGAATACCACAGCATTGATGTAAACTACAAGAGAGTAACCTATGCCACAGCAGAGTCTCACACTGCAGACCGAATGAACTGTTCAATACGTCCACCTGCAGATTACaa CTCTGTCCCTGTACCTCCTGCCCCCGGCCCCCCCATCCCGTCAGCACAAACAGCATTTGGTTTTCCTCTGGGTGCACTACCACCAACACTACATAATGGAGTTTTGCACGTAGGACCAGGCTACCCACTCCCACCTGtgcctcctccaggacctcgCATTATGCCTCCTCCCCCAGGTCCgccacctccacctctccctcccccGCCTGCACCCTCACACCTACCAGGACACAGTGAAGACAGCAGAGCTGAGACTAAACCTGTGAGAGATGCGAGGAGTGACCTGCTGTCTGCCATCCGCATGG GCATCCAGCTAAAGAAAGTCcaagagcagcaggagcagcagaacAAACGGGAGCCGGTGGGGAACGACGTGGCCACCATCTTGTCCAGACGCATTGCTGTGGAGTACAGCGACTCTGATGACGACTCTGAGCTGGACGGAAACGAGTGGTCAGACtga